A window from Anser cygnoides isolate HZ-2024a breed goose chromosome 1, Taihu_goose_T2T_genome, whole genome shotgun sequence encodes these proteins:
- the LOC136789703 gene encoding E3 SUMO-protein ligase RanBP2-like, with amino-acid sequence MRREQVLKVCANHVITKEMNLVPSDTSNNALIWTATDYADGEIKVEQLAVRFKSQEMAATFKKIFEDCQQSLSKLKKGLPAGLSKDTNPIVYFEVSADDKPLGRVTMELFSNIVPQTAENFRALCTGERGFGFKNTKFHRIVSDFVCQGGDITNHDGTGGRSIYGDTFEDENFEVKHTGPGLLSMANRGRDTNNSQFFITLKKAEHLDFKHVVFGFVKDGMDVVKKIESFGSPKGLVSGRVVITDCGQI; translated from the exons ATGAGAAGGGAACAAGTTCTTAAAGTGTGTGCAAACCATGTTATCACCAAAGAAATGAATTTAGTACCTTCAGATACATCAAACAATGCTTTAATTTGGACAGCCACGGATTATGCAG atggaGAAATAAAAGTAGAACAACTTGCAGTGAGGTTTAAAAGTCAAGAAATGGCTGCTACTTTCAAGAAGATATTTGAAGACTGCCAGCAAAGCTTGTCAAAACTGAAGAAGGGACTGCCAGCAGGACTGTCAAAGGACACCAACCCcattgtttattttgaagtttctgCTGATGACAAACCTTTAGGACGTGTAACCATGGAGCTGTTTTCAAATATTGTCCCtcaaacagctgaaaatttCAGGGCCCTGTGCACAGGAGAGAGAGGATTTGGATTTAAGAACACCAAATTTCACAGAATAGTTTCTGACTTTGTGTGTCAG ggaggtGATATAACTAACCATGATGGAACAGGTGGACGGTCAATTTATGGAGATACATTTGAAGATGAGAACTTTGAGGTGAAGCACACTGGTCCTGGATTGCTGTCAATGGCAAATAGGGGTCGGGATACAAATAACTCTCAGTTCTTCATAACTCTCAAAAAAGCAGAACACTTGGACTTTAAACATgtggtgtttggttttgtgaaaGATGGAATGGATGTTGTGAAAAAGATCGAATCCTTTGGTTCTCCCAAAGGGTTAGTAAGTGGAAGAGTTGTCATTACAGACTGTGGGCAAATATAG